In Silene latifolia isolate original U9 population chromosome X, ASM4854445v1, whole genome shotgun sequence, the following proteins share a genomic window:
- the LOC141617248 gene encoding uncharacterized protein LOC141617248, giving the protein MDPIKYLFEKPVLNGRMSRWTLMLSEFDLKYVPLKAIKGKVVADFLADNPVEETDIVDTWSFPDEDIVHVKDDVWDLYFDGPSNNMGCGIGVLIISPRGEHVPVSIKLDFAVTNNAAEYEACLLGLQSTNKLGVMKLTVHGDSSLVINQVTGSWKIKSSSLAPYQAKIEGLEKLFEEVRYVYLPREENRFDAFVKTGSVDKHP; this is encoded by the coding sequence atggaccccatcaagtacttgtttgaaaAGCCGGTGCTAAACGGCAGAATGTCAAGATGGACCCTCATGCTAtcggaattcgatctcaaatatgtgcctCTGAAAGCGATAAAAGGAAAGGTCGTTGCCGATTTCCTGGCCGATAATCCAGTCGAAGAAACTGACATTGTTGACACTTGGTCGTTCCCAGATGAGGATATTGTCCATGTCAAAGATGATGTATGGGATCTATATTTCGATGGGCCTTCGAATAACATGGGATGCGGAATAGGTGTCCTTATCATTTCACCGAGAGGAGAGCACGTACCAGTTTCGATCAaattggacttcgccgtcacaaaTAACGCCgcggaatacgaagcatgcctacttGGTTTGCAGAGCACTAACAAGTTAGGAGTCATGAAGTTGACAGTACACGGGGATTCCTCCTTGGTCATCAATCAAGTGACGGGGTCATGGAAGATCAAAAGTAGCAGCCTGGCACCCTACCAGGCTAAGATAGAAGGGCTAGAAAAACTCTTCGAAGAGGTGCGATACGTGTACCTCCCAAGGGAGGAAAATCGGTTCGACGCATTTGTCAAAACTGGCAGCGTTGATAAACATCCCTGA